The Rathayibacter caricis DSM 15933 genomic sequence CCCTGAAGGTCAGCGTCGTCTCCGCCAACGCGGAGGTGTGGTCGGGAGAGGCGAAGCAGCTCACGGCCCGCACCGTCGAGGGTGAGATCGGTATTCTCGCCGGCCACGAGCCGTTGCTCGCGATCCTCGCCACCGGCGAGGTGCGCGTCACCGCGGCCGACGGCACGCGCATCACCGCGCAGGCCGACGACGGATTCCTGTCCGTCGAGAACGACGTCGTCACGGTCGTCGCCCGCGAGGCGGCGCTCGTCTGAGACACCCGCCGCACTCCGCGGCACCGGAGGGGCCGGGCGATCATCACGATCGCCCGGCCCCTCCGTCGTGCGCCGTCCGCGGCGCGAGAACCTGCGAGGAGATCCGTGCACGTCGTGCTGCCGCCGTCCGAGACGAAGCGCTCGGGCGGCTCCTCCGTCTTCGTACTCGAGGACCTGGCGTTCCCGGAACTCGCGGGGCGCCGACGAGAGCTGCGGGACGCGCTGGTGCGGCTCGCGCACGATCGCGACGCGTCGGCGCGTGCTCTGAAGCTCGGGCCGCGGCAGCTCTCCGAGATCGAACGCAATGCGGCGCTGATGACGGCACCCGCGATGCCTGCGGTCGACCGCTTCGACGGGGTCCTCTACGACTCGCTGGACGCGGTGGGTCTGGGGGCGGCGGGGCGGGCTTTCCTCGGCCGAACCGTCCTCGTCCAGTCCGCCCTCTGGGGGCCGGTACGGGCATCCGACCCGATCCCGGCGTACCGGCTCTCGCACGACTCACGAGTCCCGGGCATGCCGTTGAGGCGCTGGTGGGCGGGGGAAGCGGGTCGCGCTCTGGCGTCGCTGGGTGGTCTCGTGCTCGATCTGCGCAGCGAGGCCTATGCGGCGCTCGGACCGCTCTCGGGGGATTCGCAGCGTTTCGTGCGCGTGCGGTCGCGGGGCGCCGACGGGTCGCTCCGCAATCTGAACCACTTCAACAAGCAGAGCAAGGGGCTCTTCGTCCGAGCACTGGCGGAGGACGACTTCGCGACCGACTCGATCGAGGAACTCGTGGAGTGGTCCGCGGGCCGGGGCTTCGAGCTCGGGGTCAACGCGCAGTCAGGGGAGCTCGACCTGGTCGTTCCCGAGGCGTGACGCTCAGTCGGCGGCTCGGAAGCATCCTGCGAGATGGTCGTCGACGATGCCGGCCGACTGCTGCAGGGCGTACATCGTGGTGGGGCCGACGAAGCGGAAGCCGGCCGAGCGGAGGGCGCGGGACAGGGCGAGTGACGAGGCCGTCCTGGTCGGCACGTGCTCGAGGGTCACGGGCCTGCCTCCCGACCGGTCGTCGTGGAACGACCAGACCAGGCGGTCGAGGGCGCCGTCGCCGTCTCTGTCACGCAAGGCGAGCGTGGCCCGGGCGTTCTCGATCGTCGCCGTGATCTTCGGGCGATTGCGGATGATCCCCGGATCGGCCATGAGGCGCTCGACGTCGTCCTCACCGAACCCCGCCACCGACTCGAGGTCGAAGTCGTGGAAGACCTCTCGGAATCGGGGACGCTTCCGGAGGATCGTGATCCAGGAGAGGCCGGACTGGAAACCCTCCAGGCAGATCTTCTCGAGGAGCGGCCGGTCGCCGTGGAGGGGAACGCCCCATTCCTCGTCGTGGTATCGGCGGTACTCCGGATCCCGGCCGGCCCACGCGCAGCGGGCCGTGCCGTCCTCGTCGACGAGGATCCCCTCGTCGACCGTCATCGGTGCGCGATCCCCTCGTGGTCGAGGAGCCACTTCTTCGTCGCGATCCCCTCACCACCGCTGTACCCGGTGATCCGGCCGTCCCCTGCGAGGACACGGTGGCATCCGACGATGATCGGAACGGGGTTGCGGCCGACGGCGCCGCCGATCGGGCGCCCGGAGCGGAGCCGTCCCGTCGCCTGGCCCAGTGCGCCGTAGGACGTGATCTCGCCCCAGCGGAGGGACTGCAGCGCCGTCCAGATCTCGAGCTGGAAGGCGGTGCCGGTGAGGCTCACCGGCAGGTCGAAGGAGCGGCGCGCTCCGGCGAAGTACTCGTCGAGCTGGTCGACGGCCGCATCGAGCACCGGATCGGTGCTCTCCTCGAGGTGGTCGTGGGGGAGCACGTCGGCCCGCGCGATGGCGAGCGACACGATCGCGCGGCCGTCGCTGCCGATCTCGATCCGGCCGAGCGGGCTCGCCGTGCGGCGCAGGTGGAGGGGAGTCGTTCTCATGCCCCGAGGGTATCCGCCGGCCGCGAGACCGACCGGCGGAAAACGGACATCGGTGGACCGATCGACGAGGCCGCGACTGGGGAGGAGGCAGCCGTTCGGTCCTCCACAGCGGCGGGCCGGACGCGGCTCTCCTCCACTGCGGGAGGAGAGCCGCCGGAGGGTCGTACCGGGGCGCCACTGTGCTCCCATGACTCCTCTCGACACGTCCCCGCCCCTCCACCACGGAGCGCTCCTGTCCCGCATCCCGCAGCTCGTCGGCTTCCACCCGCGCGAGAGTGTCGTGCTCGTCCCTGTGCGTGACGGTGCTCCGACCGGTGCGCTCCGATTCGACCTGCCCGGAGGAGACCCGGTGCTCTCCGCCCGGGCCTTCCTCGGTGCGCTGGGTCGCTTCGGTCGCGCCGACTCCGTCGTCGCGGTGCTGTACGCGGACGATCCGGCGAGATCCGGCGCGGTCGCCTCGGCACTGCGGGCTCGCGCCCGTGAGACGTCGCTCACCTCGTTCGAGGCGATCGGTGCCGAGCCCGAGCCTGCACCGATCGTCGACCCGGCCGGAGGACTCCGTTCAGCGCGGAAGGCGGTGGCGGAGCAGGTCGACCTGCTGCTCGATCGGCATCCGCGGGCCGAGCTGCCAGGAGGGGACCGTGCGAGGGTGGAACAGCTGCTCCGGCGAACGGCGGACGGTCGGGAGATCCCGCCCGGACCGGAGCTCACCGCCGCACTGATCGTGAGCGCGCAGCGTCCGGGCTGGGTCGAGCACGCCCTGACGATCCTCCTGGCACCACGGGCGCAGGCGCACCCGGATCACGTGGTAAAGGCGATCGCGCGCGTGGCGGATCTCGCTCCCCGGACCGAGCGGGCTCGCGTCCTCGTGCTTCTCGCAGCGCTGCACTGGTCGTCCGGCGACTCCGGCGCGGCACTCCGTGTCGCCCAGGAAGCGGGCCGCACGGACCCGCACGAGGAAGGAGCACGCCGTCTCCTCGCCGCACTCGAGTGCGGCGAGCGCCCGCCCTGGCAGTTCGCGCACGAGCGCGCCGCCTGAGTCGGCGACGCACGCGTGCCCTCAGAGACGGGCCCAGGCCTCCGTCAGAACGCCTCGCAGGATCTGCTCGATCTCGTCGAACTCCTTCGGACCCGTCGTCAGCGGCGGAGCGAGCTGGACGACCGGATCGCCGCGATCATCCGCTCGGCAGTAGAGACCCGCGTCGAACAGCGCCTTCGACAGGAACCCCCTCAGCAGGCGCTCCGACTCGTCGTCGTCGAAGGTCTCCTTCGTCGCCTTGTCCTTCACGAGTTCGATGCCGAAGAAGTAACCGGCTCCGCGCACGTCTCCGACGATCGGGAGATCGAGCAGCTTCTCGAGGGTCGAGCGGAAGACCGGCGAGTTCTCGCGGACGCGCTCGTTAAGCTTCTCCTCCTCGAAGATGTCGAGGTTCTCGAGGGCGACGGCGGCCGAGACCGGGTGGCCGCCGAAGGTGTAGCCGTGGGGGAAGGAGACCTGGCCGTGGCGGAAGGGCTCGTAGACGCGGTCGCTGACGATCGTCGCGCCGATGGGGGAGTACCCGCTCGTCATGCCCTTCGCGCAGGTGATCATGTCGGGGACGTAGCCGTACTCGTCGCAGGCGAACATGTGGCCGATGCGACCGAAGGCGCAGATGACCTCGTCCGAGACGAGGAGGACGTCGTGGCGGTCGCAGATCTCGCGGACGCGCTGGAAGTAGCCGGGCGGGGGCGGGAAGCATCCTCCGGAGTTCTGGACCGGCTCCAGGAACACGGCGGCCACGGTGTCCGGCCCCTCGAACTCGATCATCTCCTCGATCCGATCGGCGGCCCAGACGCCGAAGGCCTCGAGGTCGTCGCCGTGCTGGGGAGCGCGGTAGAAGTTCGTGTTCGGCACCCGGAAGCCTCCCGGGACCAGCGGCTCGAACATCGACTTCATCGCCGGGATGCCGGTGATGGCGAGCGCTCCCTGCGGAGTTCCGTGATAGGCCACGGACCGAGAGATGACCTTGTGCTTCCCCGGCTTCCCCTGGAGCTTCCAGAAGTGCTTGGCGAGCTTGAAGGCGGTCTCGACCGCCTCGCCCCCGCCGGTGGAGAAGAAGACCCTGTTGAGATCGCCCGGAGCGTGGTCGGCGAGACGGTCGGCGAGCTCGATCGCGCTCGGCGTGGCGTACGACCAGAGCGGGAAGAAGGACAGCTCCGACGCCTGCTTGGCCGCGGCCTCGGCGAGTCGACGGCGACCGTGGCCGGCGTTCACGACGAACAGGCCGGAGAGGCCGTCGATGTACTTCCGGCCCGTGCTGTCCCAGATGTGGTGACCCTCGCCGCGCGTGATGATCGGCACCCCTGCGCCGGAGTCCATGACGGACTGCCGGGTGAAGTGCATCCAGAGATGGTCCTTCGCCTTCTTCTGGAGGTCGGCGTCGTCGATCGGGGCGGGTGCGTCGTCTGCTCGGAACGTCTCTCCGGCGTCGACCGCGTCGGTCGAGAAGGCTGTGTCAGTCATGGCTTACCGCGTTCCCCAGTTGTAGAACTGCTTGTGGAGTTTGAGATAGACGAAGGTCTCGGTCGAGAGGACGCCCGGCAGCGAGCGGATCTCCTGATTGAGCAGTGCGATGAGGTCGTCGTCGTTCTCGCAGACGACCTCGGCGAGGATGTCGAACGTGCCCGCCGTCAGGACCACGTAGTCCACGGCGGGGATGGCGGCGAGGCGATCCGCGACCTCGCGGGTGTCGCCCGTGACGCGCACCCCGATCATCGCCTGACGGTAGAAGCCCAACTGCATCGGGTCCGTCACGGCGACGATCTGCATGACGCCGGATTCTGTGAGCTTCTGGACGCGCTGGCGCACGGCCGCCTCGCTCAGGCCGACCGCCTTGCCGATCTCGGCGTAGGAGCGCCGCCCGTCGGCCTGCAGCTGTTCGATGATCGCCTTCGACACGTCGTCGAGCTGGACCGGGCGCTGCGCAGGAGGGCGGTTGGGACTCATGCGACGATCCTGGCAGTGCGGAAGGCTCGCAGCAAGTGATTCCGCACGCAGCAGGGGTGTGGAATCACGGATTCCCCCGTCGATCCAGCGTGCTCCCGCTGTCCGTGACGGTCGACGCCGCATGTCGGAACGGAGCGGAGCGCGTGCGAGCGGGGTGGAGCACGGGCAGCAAGTAGCATCGGAGGGTTCCCCGCGCCCGGACGGCTGCGGGGGAGCTCAGACGAGGAGTCGCGATGACGCAGATCGGCCGCAGCCGCGCCAGCGTCACCGTGCCCGTCTCGGCCTGGAGCTCGGACACCCCGGCGGCCGAGGTGACCCTGGGGTGGGCGGCCCGCACGGACACCGGTCGGGTCCGCAGCGCGAACCAGGACAGCTACCTCGCGAAGACACCCCTCTTCGCCGTGGCCGACGGCATGGGCGGGCACGCGGCCGGGGAGATCGCCAGCGAGGCCGTCGTCTCGCGGCTGTCGATCGCCGCGACGGGGACGACCGTGGGAGCCGAGGAGATCGATCGTGCTCTCCGCGACGCGGTCAGCGACATCGCGCGCCACTCCGAGACGGCCGACCGTGGAACCGGCACCACGGTGACCGGAGCCGCGCTCACCGCCGTCGGGGGAGAGCCGTACTGGTCGATCTTCAACATCGGCGATTCCCGGGTCTACCTGTGGGTGCAGGGATCGCTCGTGCAGCTGACGGTGGACCACTCCGTGGTGCAGGAGCTGGTGGACGCTGGGCTGATCTCCCGGGACGAAGCGGACGTGCACCCCCACAGCAACGTCATCACCCGGGCGGTCGGCTTCCACGAGGCGCCTGTCCCCGACTACCGGCTCGTCCCGGTGATCGCTCCGTCACGCCTCCTGCTGTGCTCGGACGGGTTGACCAAGGAGCTGACGGACGCGGGGCTCGAGCACCTGCTGTCCTCGACCACGAGTGCCCAGGACGCCGTCGACGCGCTCGTGGATGCGGCGCTGGAGAACGGCGGGCGCGACAACGTGACGGCGATCGTCGTCGATGTGCTCGACGTGGTGGGCGACCCCGGCTGATCGCGGCCACCCGGCCGGTGCCGCGCCGTCGCCGGATAGCATGGACGGAGGAAAGGGCGTTCTCGGTGATCTGCAGCACGTGTGGCTCCACCCTCGCCCCGGGGGCGATCCTCTGCGGTGAGTGCGGTTCCCCGGTGGCGACGCACGCGACCCGCGGGACGTCCGGTCCGACCGCGTCCGGGGACACGGCGGTCCTCGATCCGTCACGGCGCGCGTGGCTGCCGGGCCTGGCGCCCGGGCGGCACCGACGGCCGGCCCCGGGAGCACCTCTCGCACCGCCGGCGCAGGGGCTCGTCCGGCTGAGCTTCGCCACCGGGCACCACGCCATCGTCACCGGCACGGGTCTCGTCGGCCGGCAGCCGCTGCCGGATCCGGGTGAGACCGTCCGTCACATCCTCGCGATCCCCGACGAGACGAGGTCGCTGTCGAAGACCCACCTCGAGTTCGGCTTCGACGAGGTCGGGCTCTGGGTGAGGGACCGCTGGTCGGCGAACGGCACGGTCCTCGTCGCTCCCGCCCAGGCACCGCTGCCGTTGGAGGCGGGGCGCCGCTACCGCGCCAAGATCGGCAGCCGACTGCTGCTCTCCTCCGTCGAGATGGCGGTCGAGCGGGTGGACGGCTCCTCCACAGGCTCCGGGCGACCGCCGATCCTCCGCTGACGCTCCACGGGCGGGCGTCCTCCGTTCTGATGGGGGGATGAACCACCTCCCCGAGCTCTCCGCGCCCCGACCGCCTGCTCCCGCGCCGCGTCCGCCGTTCCCGTGGATCGCTGCTCTCGCCCCGGTCCTGTCGGCGGCGGTCCTGTTCGCGGTGACGCGGTCGCCGACGGTGCTGGCGTTCGCCGCGCTGGGGCCGGTCGTCGTCATCGCCTCCTCCCTCGACGCGAAGCGCGTGCGACGCAGAACCGAGCGCGCCGAGGACGAGCGCTACGCGCGGGAGTCCGCCGCCTACAGGGAGGCGCTCGCGGAGCGGGAGAGGAACCGGCTCGCCGAGCTGCGGGCGGAGGCGCCGGACGCGCGGGAGATCCTCCGAGGAGGGCTTCCCGCCGACACCAGGTGGCGGCGACGCGCGGAGGGATTCGCCGTGGTGCTGGGGAGGGGCGTGCTCTCGTCCGGGACCGGTGCGCCGATGGCGGAGGCGCCGCTGCGCACGCCGGCGACCGTGGGGATCGGAGTGGCGGGTCCTCCGGTGCTGACCCGCGCCTTCGCCCGAGGGCTCCTGATCCAGGCACTGGAGCTCGTCCCGCCGGAGGAGCTCGCCGTCGTCCTCCCTCCGGGTCCGGAGTGGGACTGCCTGCGCAGCGCACCCCACGCGCGCGGCGATGCTCCGGGTGCAGTCTGGCGCGTGGTCGAGGTGGACGACGGCGGCGTGGGAAGCGAGAGCGAGCGGCTCGTCGTCCTGGCGAGCCGTTCCTCGGACCTGCCGCCTGCGTGCCGGTGCGTCGTCGAGCTCGGCGGGCCGGGCGGTGATCGGGTGATCGGAAGGGAGGCCGTCGGTCGGACGGAGGACCTGTCGGTCGGCTACGTCTCGACGCAGGAGGCGCGCCGCTACTCCGAGGCTCTCGCCGGCGCGAGCTCCCCCGTGAGCGCGCGCGCTGTTCCCGATGCCGTGAGCCTGGTCGAACTCGGGGCACTCCGCCGCGTCGGCGGCGGACCCGGTCTACCGGTCGTCCTCGGCATCGGCGCGGACGGTCCGGTCGAGGTCGATCTCGTCGCCGACGGGCCCCACGCGATCGTCGGAGGGACGACCGGCAGCGGGAAGAGCGAGCTGCTCGTGGCCTGGGTGCTGGCGCTCGCCGCCCGGTACGACCCGGCGGCCGTGACGTTCCTGCTGGCCGACTTCAAGGGCGGCGCGGGATTCGCTCCGCTCGCGGGCGTGCCGCACGTCACCGGAGTCATCACCGACCTCGATCCGCACGGTGCCGACCGCGCCTTCGCGAGCGTCGCGGCGGAGCTGCGGAGGCGGGAGGTGGTCCTGGCCCGTCACGGTGTGCCGGACATCGCACGTCTGCCGCGGGGTGCGCTGGCCCGCCTGGTCGTGGTGGTCGACGAGTGCGCGGTCGTCCTCGAACGGTCACCGGACCTGCACCGCGCCTTCGCCGACATCGCGGCGCGGGGCCGATCGCTCGGTGTCCACCTCGTGCTGTGCACGCAGCGTCCCATCGGGGTCGTGCGCGACGCCGTGGCGGCGAACTGCGGGCTCCGGATCGCGCTGCGCGTGCACGACGCCGCCGACTCGCGGGCGCTGCTCGGCACGGATGCGGCCGCGAGGATCCCGCACGCCTCTCCGGGGCGCTGCGTCGTGTCCGCCGGTGGACGACGGACGCTCGTGCAGACCGCGCTCGCGGGGCCGGGAGACATCCCACTCGCTATCGCGGCCGGCGACGCCGACGTGCCGGTCCACCGGCCGTGGCTCGATCCTCTTCCCTCGCATCTCGGCGTCCCGCCCGACGACCGCGCCGGTCTGCTGCTGGGCGTCGTCGACCGGCCGACCGAGCAGACCCAGGAGGCGGTCGTCCTGACTCGCCCCTCCCTTCTCGTGCTCGGCGCGGCCGGAACGGGCCGCACGAGCACTCTGCGGATGCTCGCCGAGCAGCTCGGTGCTCCTCCGGTGCTCGGTGCCGAGGACGCCGAGGAGATCTGGGACGAGGTGGTGTCCGATCGAGGGGGAGAGACGCCTCTGCTGCTCGACGACCTGGACCTGCTGCTGCGTCGATGCTCGGACGAGGAGCGGCGCCGTCTGCTCGACTCGCTGCAGACCGCCGTGCGATCGGGGCGGCGGCGGATCGTCGTCTCCGCGAGACGGACCACCGACGGGATCGCCGCGCTCCGCGACGGAGTCGACGACGTGCTGCTGCTCAGGGCCGCGAGCAGACAGGACCATCAGCTGCTCGCCGTCGACGGCGAGCCTTTCCGCGCCGAGCTCCCTCCGGGCGGGGGATGGTGGCACGGCGACCGGCTGCAGGTCTTCGAGTGCAGCCGGCCGGCTCTCGCGCGTGAGCGGCGCCTCCCTCCTCCGCTACCGGTCGGTGCCGCCCGGGTGGCGATCCTCACGAACTCGTCGAGAGCGCTCCGCACGATGCTGGACGGTACGGCTCCCGTGCTCTCCGTCGAGGAGGCGCTCGCCGCGGACGGCGGGGAGCGCTCCTCGGTCATCCTCGGGACGGTCGCCGAGTGGGCGACCGCCCGAGGACTGCTCGCCGGGATCCGCAGGGACGGGGCCGTCGTGCTGGACGTGCCGCCGCTCGAGGCGCGGACCGTCCTCGGCCCGCTGCCGGTCGCTCCGCTCTGCACGCCCGGCAGCCTCGTGCTCGAGGAGGGCGGACGGTTACGGCGGTCGCGGTGGCCCGACAGCTCGAGGAACGAGGCGGCGACTTCGGGAATCCGTGGTCTGAAGGGCGTATGAGCGCGGAATTCGTGACAATCATGTTTCCGAATGCCCGATTCCGTCCGTCGCGCGTCGACAGGCCGATCGGTGCTGTGCCAGTATTTCCCCACGTTCACGCCGGTGAGCACGCGCACCGACGAAGTCAGGAGCCGCAGCCATGACCCGTCCCCTCCCGAGGGATCCCGTCCTCCGCGAGGCGATCGCCGTCGCCCGCTCCCGAGAGCGCGAGCGGCGCGCGATGCTGTCACGGCGTGCCGTCCTCGGCGGACTGGGGCTCGGAGCGGGTGCTCTCGCGCTCGCCGCCTGCGCGCCGGTCAGCCGCCCGGCTCCCACGGCGGCTGCCGACGGATCGGCCGCCGACCCGAGACTGGTCTGGGACAACTGGCCCGCCTACCTCGACGAGGACGACGACGGCGCCTACCCGACGCTGCTGGCCTTCGAGGAGCAGTCCGGGATCTCGGTCACCTACAACGTGGCGGTCGACGACAACAACTCCTACTACGGCAAGGTCAAGGACCAGCTGGCCCTCGGCCAGTACATCGGCGCCGACACCGTGTGCCTGACCGAGTGGATGGTCTCGCGGCTCGTCCGGCGCGGCTTCGTCCAGGAGCTCGACCACGCCAACATCCCGAACATCGCCAATCTGAGCGCCTCGCTCGCCAACCCGGACTTCGATCCGGGCCGTCGGCTCTCGCTGCCGTGGCAGGCGGGGTTCGCGGGGATCTGCTGGAACAAGGAGAAGCTGCCGGACGGCCTGCGCAGCGTCGACGACCTGTGGGACCCGGAGCTGCGCGGACGCGTCGGCGTGCTGAGCGAGATGCGGGACACGATCGGACTCATCATGCAGGCCCAGGGCACGGACATCGCCGGAACTTGGGGCGACGACGAGTTCATGAACGCGATCGACGTCTTCCGCAAGCAGGTCGACGACGGCCAGATCCGCAACATCAAGGGCAACGCCTACCTCAACGACCTGCAGAACGAGGACACCCTGGCGGCGATCTGCTGGTCGGGCGACATCACGCTCATCAACGCGGAGGCGGGCGACAAGTGGGAGTTCGCTCTCCCCGACTCCGGCGGCACGCTCTGGAACGACACGTTCGTCGTGCCGATGGGCTCGAAGCGGAAAGCCAACGCGGAAGCCCTCATGAACTACTACTACGAGCCGGAGGTCGCCGCCGAGGTGGCCGCCTGGGTCAACTACATCACCCCCGTCGACGGAGCGAAGGACGCCATGGAGAGCATCGACCCGGAGCTGGCCGAGAACCAGCTGATCTTCCCCGACGAGCAGACGCTGTCGCAGGCGCACGTGTTCCGGACGCTCACGGCGTCGGAGGAGAAGGACTACCAGGCGGAGTTCCAGAAAGTGCTGCTGGGCATCTGATGGCGACGGGAACCTTCGCCGAGAGCGGCGCCGACCTCCAGCTGGTCGGGATCAGCAAGCAGTACCCCGGATTCACCGCCATCGACTCGCTCGATCTCACCATCCCCGCCGGCTCGTTCTTCGCGCTGCTCGGCCCCTCGGGCTGCGGGAAGACCACGACGCTCCGACTCGTCGCAGGGCTCGAGGAGCCCTCCGCCGGCCGGATCCTCATCGGCGGGGAGGACGTCACGGCGACGAAGACCTACCAGCGCCCGGTCAACACCGTGTTCCAGTCGTACGCGCTGTTCCCGCACATGTCGATCCTCGAGAACGTCGCCTTCGGGCTCAAGCGCCGGAAGATCGACGACCCCGTCGGCAAGGCGCACGAGGCGCTGCGCCTGGTCGAGCTCGACCATCTCGCGCAGCGCCGCCCGGCCTCCCTCTCGGGCGGGCAGCAGCAACGGGTCGCCCTCGCCCGGGCCATCGTCAACCGTCCGGCACTCCTCCTGCTCGACGAACCGCTGGGAGCCCTCGACCTCAAGCTCCGCCGGCAGATGCAGCTCGAGCTCAAGTCGATCCAGGAGGAGGTCGGCCTGACCTTCCTCCACGTCACGCACGACCAGGAGGAGGCCATGACCATGGCCGACACCGTCGCGGTGATGAACAAGGGCCGCATCGAGCAGATGGGCGCTCCGGAGGAGCTCTACGAGCTGCCGCGCACGGCGTTCGTCGCGAACTTCCTCGGCCAGTCCAACCTGTTCACCGGCGAGGTCGTGGGCTCGACCGACCGCGCTCTCACGGTCGAGGCGGGCGGTCACCGCATCACCGTCCCGGCGGCCCGGTCCGCGCGCACGAGCGGCGAGATCACGATCGGCATCCGTCCCGAGAAGCTGCTGCTGCTCACCGAGGCGCCGGGGGACCTCCCCGACCGGAACGTGCTCGGGCCCGGTGTCGTCGTCGACGTGTCCTTCAGCGGGGTCAGCACGCAGTACACCCTCCAGATCCCCGGCCTCGGTCCCGTCGTCGTGTTCGCGCAGAACATGGTGTTCGGCCCGGTCGTGGGGGAGGGAGCGCAGGTCTGGGTGAGCTGGAGCACCGAGCACGGCTTCGGCCTCGCCGACGAGCCCGGCTCCGTGCCGCGCTTCGACGCCGACGACTCGACCCGCGCGATCGCACTGCAGAAGCGCGGCCTGCTCGCCGGGCGAGCGGGAGCGTAGGGATGGCCTTCGCCGCGTTCGCGTCCGGACCCGCGAATCCGCTGGACGCGCCGGTCCGCAAGCGCTCGACCCTCGCGCTGGTCCTGCTGCTGCCGGGCATCGCGTACATGCTGCTGTTCTTCCTCGCGCCGCTGATCTCGCTGGTGCTCACGTCGTTCCAGGCCGAGATCCCGGACGGCGACATCGGCGAGTACGCCCCCGGGTTCGCGTGGCAGAACTACCTCGTGGTGATGGCCGACTACTGGCCCCACGCGCTGCGGTCCTTCGGGTACGCCCTGATCGCGACGGTCCTCGCCCTCGTCATCAGCTACCCGCTCGCGTACTTCATCGGCGTCAAGGCGCGGCCGTGGCCGCTGCTGCAGAACCTGCTGCTGACCCTCGTCATCGCCCCGTTCTTCATCAGCTTCCTGCTGCGGACCCTTGCGTGGAAGCAGATCCTGGCGGACGAGAGCCCGCTCGTGCAGGGGCTCAAGGCCGTCGCGATCCTCCCGGCCGACGGCCACCTGACCGGGACGCCGATCGCGGTGATCTTCGGCATCACCTACAACTTCATCCCGTTCATGACGCTGCCGCTCTACACCTCGCTCGAGCGGCTCGACGTTCG encodes the following:
- a CDS encoding FtsK/SpoIIIE domain-containing protein; protein product: MNHLPELSAPRPPAPAPRPPFPWIAALAPVLSAAVLFAVTRSPTVLAFAALGPVVVIASSLDAKRVRRRTERAEDERYARESAAYREALAERERNRLAELRAEAPDAREILRGGLPADTRWRRRAEGFAVVLGRGVLSSGTGAPMAEAPLRTPATVGIGVAGPPVLTRAFARGLLIQALELVPPEELAVVLPPGPEWDCLRSAPHARGDAPGAVWRVVEVDDGGVGSESERLVVLASRSSDLPPACRCVVELGGPGGDRVIGREAVGRTEDLSVGYVSTQEARRYSEALAGASSPVSARAVPDAVSLVELGALRRVGGGPGLPVVLGIGADGPVEVDLVADGPHAIVGGTTGSGKSELLVAWVLALAARYDPAAVTFLLADFKGGAGFAPLAGVPHVTGVITDLDPHGADRAFASVAAELRRREVVLARHGVPDIARLPRGALARLVVVVDECAVVLERSPDLHRAFADIAARGRSLGVHLVLCTQRPIGVVRDAVAANCGLRIALRVHDAADSRALLGTDAAARIPHASPGRCVVSAGGRRTLVQTALAGPGDIPLAIAAGDADVPVHRPWLDPLPSHLGVPPDDRAGLLLGVVDRPTEQTQEAVVLTRPSLLVLGAAGTGRTSTLRMLAEQLGAPPVLGAEDAEEIWDEVVSDRGGETPLLLDDLDLLLRRCSDEERRRLLDSLQTAVRSGRRRIVVSARRTTDGIAALRDGVDDVLLLRAASRQDHQLLAVDGEPFRAELPPGGGWWHGDRLQVFECSRPALARERRLPPPLPVGAARVAILTNSSRALRTMLDGTAPVLSVEEALAADGGERSSVILGTVAEWATARGLLAGIRRDGAVVLDVPPLEARTVLGPLPVAPLCTPGSLVLEEGGRLRRSRWPDSSRNEAATSGIRGLKGV
- a CDS encoding ABC transporter substrate-binding protein encodes the protein MTRPLPRDPVLREAIAVARSRERERRAMLSRRAVLGGLGLGAGALALAACAPVSRPAPTAAADGSAADPRLVWDNWPAYLDEDDDGAYPTLLAFEEQSGISVTYNVAVDDNNSYYGKVKDQLALGQYIGADTVCLTEWMVSRLVRRGFVQELDHANIPNIANLSASLANPDFDPGRRLSLPWQAGFAGICWNKEKLPDGLRSVDDLWDPELRGRVGVLSEMRDTIGLIMQAQGTDIAGTWGDDEFMNAIDVFRKQVDDGQIRNIKGNAYLNDLQNEDTLAAICWSGDITLINAEAGDKWEFALPDSGGTLWNDTFVVPMGSKRKANAEALMNYYYEPEVAAEVAAWVNYITPVDGAKDAMESIDPELAENQLIFPDEQTLSQAHVFRTLTASEEKDYQAEFQKVLLGI
- a CDS encoding ABC transporter ATP-binding protein, whose amino-acid sequence is MATGTFAESGADLQLVGISKQYPGFTAIDSLDLTIPAGSFFALLGPSGCGKTTTLRLVAGLEEPSAGRILIGGEDVTATKTYQRPVNTVFQSYALFPHMSILENVAFGLKRRKIDDPVGKAHEALRLVELDHLAQRRPASLSGGQQQRVALARAIVNRPALLLLDEPLGALDLKLRRQMQLELKSIQEEVGLTFLHVTHDQEEAMTMADTVAVMNKGRIEQMGAPEELYELPRTAFVANFLGQSNLFTGEVVGSTDRALTVEAGGHRITVPAARSARTSGEITIGIRPEKLLLLTEAPGDLPDRNVLGPGVVVDVSFSGVSTQYTLQIPGLGPVVVFAQNMVFGPVVGEGAQVWVSWSTEHGFGLADEPGSVPRFDADDSTRAIALQKRGLLAGRAGA
- a CDS encoding ABC transporter permease, whose product is MAFAAFASGPANPLDAPVRKRSTLALVLLLPGIAYMLLFFLAPLISLVLTSFQAEIPDGDIGEYAPGFAWQNYLVVMADYWPHALRSFGYALIATVLALVISYPLAYFIGVKARPWPLLQNLLLTLVIAPFFISFLLRTLAWKQILADESPLVQGLKAVAILPADGHLTGTPIAVIFGITYNFIPFMTLPLYTSLERLDVRFLEAGSDLYAHPASVFWKVTVPLSMPGIVSGTLLTFIPAAGDYINASRDFLGSSQTSMVGNAIEANFLTLENYPAAAALSIVLMAVILVIVGFYVKRSGTEDLL